The genomic segment TGTGAGCGGCGATCTCTTGAGCCCGGGTGTGAATGGGATTCATGAAGAAAATATTAGCGGAGCTTTGCCTGATCGAATGACTGCTGATCTCACGGTTGTCCCTGTTGGAAGATCGAGTAGCCAGCTGATCCATTGGGTGTATGCCCGTGCGTAAGGCGTGACCGAGCATGTTTCAGAGGAGCTTTGCACGGTTGTAGCAAGTTGTTGGGGTAGGGTGACGCGGTGTTGAGTGGTCAGAAGCTCTCCGACTACCGGTTCCCCCTGACGGTCATCGGGGACGCTGTGTGGCTCTACCACCGATTTACCTTGAGCTCCCGCGATGTCGAAGAACTTCTGCTGGAACGGGGCATCTGCGTGACCCGTGCATCCGTCCGCACGTGGTGCATCAAGTTCAGCGACCTCTTCGTCCAAGGTGTACGCCACCGGGAACCACGTCGTGGTTCCCGGTGGCACCTTGATGAAATGTGCGTGGAGGTCGGCGGCGTCAAATACTGGCTATGGCGGGCAGTCAACGAACACGGAGCCGTGTTGGACGTCTTGTTGCAGCAACACCGAGACACAAAGGCCGCCAGATCGTTCTTCTACCCGCTGTTGGAGTACGACGTGCCGGAGATCATCCACACCGACAAACTCTGGAGCGATGGTGCGGCCCTGCGTGAGCTCCCCTTGCTTCACAGCGTGGAGCACGTCCAGGTGATCTCCACCGCCCGTTGCAACAACCTGATCGAGCAATCCCACCGTCCCACACGACGGCAGGAACGTCAGCAGCGAGGTTGCAGGTCAAGACAACGAGGACAGGGCTTCCTTGACCTGCATGCTCGAGTCTCGAACCTTCACCATTCCGCTCGCTCCACTCTCCCTGCTCCTCAACGCCGTTTTTACCAAGAAAAAGCCTTTAGGACGCGGTAGCAGGTCGTGCAACAGGCGGGCTGAACTTCAGGCCGTCTGCGTACTCGGTTCCCCTCTGCTTCCTTGAGGCCAACAAATTGCCACAACCGTTCTTGCCTGTCTGCTTGCTAAATAATATATACGACGAGGATAATCGCTTTCCCCCATCCCCGATCCCTCTCCCCACCCTGACCTCCCTCCTCCTGGCCTTGGCCGTCACGCTGCCACCTTGGGGAGCATTGCCATCTCGCCTAACCAGAAGCGAAAGTAAGATGCCAGTATGCACATCACCTTCCTCCGGCACGGACGTTCCCGAGCAGATGACGAAGGTGTGCATGAAGGACGCTACGACGCTCCGCTGACAGCAACTGGGCGCGAGCAGGCGCACCGTCTGGCGCAGTACTGGCATGCACGCCAGCCTGGGTTCAGCAGGATTGTCTGCAGCCCACTTCTCCGGGCTCACGAAACCGCCGCCATCCTGGCGAATGTCCTGGGACTGGAACTCCTGACGGATTCAGACTGGATGGAGTTCGACAACGGTCCACTCGCTGGTCTGAAACACGACGAAGCACTCAGGAAATACCCGGTTCCCAGCTCCCGCGGACGCTTCGAGCCCTTTACGCGGGACGGAGGGGAATCTGAGGCGGCGTTCCACCGCCGTGCAGGCGTCGCGGTCGAGCGGCTGGTTCAATATGAAGGTGAGCATCTCCTGGTGGTCGCTCATGGAGGCATTCTGAATGCTGCTCTGCGGGAACTGACGGGAGGCAGCCGTCTCTGGTTCGAATTTGGGGACACCGGGTTCACGACCGTGAAGTTCAACGCGTCCAGGGATACGTTGCTGGTGCTCGGCGTGAATCAACAGCCGCACCTCGCGGCCGACTCCGTTCAGTGAACGCGTACACCCACGGAGACGCCTCGCGACGAGGCAAGGAGCAGGCCGTGAAGCGAGGCAAGCGGGTGTTCGTCTCCCTGATCGACGCGGCACTCGTGGGCGTTCTGGTCGCTTGCGTCCTGGGACGGCTGGGCTTTTACACGACCAGCCGTCCCCCTCCCGAGGCCTATTACGGCCAGT from the Deinococcus hopiensis KR-140 genome contains:
- a CDS encoding IS6 family transposase; its protein translation is MSGQKLSDYRFPLTVIGDAVWLYHRFTLSSRDVEELLLERGICVTRASVRTWCIKFSDLFVQGVRHREPRRGSRWHLDEMCVEVGGVKYWLWRAVNEHGAVLDVLLQQHRDTKAARSFFYPLLEYDVPEIIHTDKLWSDGAALRELPLLHSVEHVQVISTARCNNLIEQSHRPTRRQERQQRGCRSRQRGQGFLDLHARVSNLHHSARSTLPAPQRRFYQEKAFRTR
- a CDS encoding histidine phosphatase family protein, coding for MHITFLRHGRSRADDEGVHEGRYDAPLTATGREQAHRLAQYWHARQPGFSRIVCSPLLRAHETAAILANVLGLELLTDSDWMEFDNGPLAGLKHDEALRKYPVPSSRGRFEPFTRDGGESEAAFHRRAGVAVERLVQYEGEHLLVVAHGGILNAALRELTGGSRLWFEFGDTGFTTVKFNASRDTLLVLGVNQQPHLAADSVQ